The Methanomassiliicoccales archaeon genome has a segment encoding these proteins:
- a CDS encoding methyltransferase: MLRDRDIQMEVFPEIYLPAEDTLLMLSALKVCRGERVLEMGCGSGFLSLHMARAGASVTAADVDPQAVRNTEENARRNTLDIRVVQSDLFQNVEGLFDLIVFNPPYLRGEVQGREDLCWAGGESGLEVTSGFLRGAREHLAPGGQVLILVSSDADELQLEELTQGWSKDIVTSKTLFFEELKVLRLTL; the protein is encoded by the coding sequence GTGCTGCGCGACCGTGACATCCAGATGGAGGTTTTCCCCGAGATCTACCTTCCGGCCGAGGACACCTTGCTAATGCTGTCCGCCTTGAAGGTTTGCAGGGGGGAGAGGGTGCTGGAGATGGGGTGCGGCAGCGGATTCCTGTCATTGCACATGGCCAGGGCCGGAGCCTCGGTCACCGCCGCGGACGTGGACCCCCAGGCGGTCAGGAACACCGAGGAGAACGCCCGGAGGAACACGCTGGACATCAGGGTCGTCCAGAGCGACCTCTTTCAGAACGTGGAAGGTCTTTTTGACCTCATCGTCTTCAACCCCCCTTACCTCCGTGGGGAGGTCCAAGGCAGGGAGGACCTCTGCTGGGCCGGGGGGGAGAGCGGCCTGGAGGTAACCTCCGGGTTCCTGAGGGGTGCCCGGGAGCATCTTGCCCCCGGAGGTCAGGTGCTAATACTGGTCTCCAGCGATGCGGACGAGCTGCAGCTCGAAGAACTGACGCAAGGATGGAGCAAGGATATCGTGACCTCCAAGACCCTCTTCTTCGAGGAACTTAAGGTGCTCCGCCTCACCCTTTAA